A portion of the Leptospira terpstrae serovar Hualin str. LT 11-33 = ATCC 700639 genome contains these proteins:
- a CDS encoding STAS domain-containing protein, whose protein sequence is MAIVIEIKNNDLSFDGLSGFRERIMSTIHHTKEDVVLDFTEISMSLDSATIGELMKFHSALESQHLQLQIRGVNKLIRTVFRLNKLDTILHLID, encoded by the coding sequence TTGGCAATTGTAATAGAAATTAAGAACAATGATCTCTCTTTTGATGGACTCAGCGGATTCCGAGAAAGAATTATGTCTACCATCCACCACACAAAGGAGGATGTTGTTTTAGACTTCACTGAAATTTCGATGTCCTTGGACAGCGCTACCATCGGCGAGTTAATGAAATTCCATTCGGCTCTAGAATCACAACATTTACAGTTACAGATACGAGGGGTAAATAAACTCATCCGCACTGTCTTTCGCCTAAACAAATTAGATACAATTCTACATTTAATTGATTAA